The Neobacillus sp. OS1-2 genome includes a window with the following:
- a CDS encoding 3-methyl-2-oxobutanoate dehydrogenase subunit VorB, giving the protein MGKVLMKGNEVIAEAAVHAGCKYFFGYPITPQSELVAYMARRLPEVGGLFLQAESEIAAINMVYGAAGTGVRVMTSSSSPGFSLKQEGISYLVGSELPAVICNIVRGGPGLGNIQPAQSDYYQVTKGGGHGDYNIPVLAPASLQEIVELTQAAFDIADRYRTPVIIMGDGMLGQMMEPVDFGERTEIEQFNKEWATTGTRGDGGPKIITSLELDAESLEKRNQNLQKKFALIRENEVRYETYQTDDADYIMVAFGTVARITMNAINRARHEGIKVGLIRPISLWPFPDKPFIETRDRVKAYISVEMSAGQMIEDVRLAVNGRAPVDFYGRTGGVVPTQEEIYEKIKSVAGGVTI; this is encoded by the coding sequence ATGGGTAAAGTGTTAATGAAAGGAAATGAAGTGATTGCGGAAGCGGCCGTACATGCAGGATGTAAGTACTTTTTTGGCTATCCGATTACACCGCAGAGTGAACTTGTTGCTTATATGGCAAGAAGGCTGCCGGAAGTAGGCGGATTATTTTTACAGGCTGAAAGTGAAATAGCGGCGATTAATATGGTGTATGGGGCAGCGGGCACAGGTGTCAGGGTAATGACCTCCTCCTCAAGTCCAGGATTCAGTTTGAAGCAAGAGGGAATATCCTATTTAGTGGGATCAGAACTTCCTGCAGTCATCTGTAACATCGTTCGCGGCGGCCCAGGACTTGGCAATATTCAGCCTGCCCAATCGGATTATTATCAAGTAACAAAAGGGGGCGGACATGGGGACTACAACATCCCGGTTTTAGCACCAGCAAGCTTACAGGAAATCGTGGAATTGACACAAGCGGCATTCGACATTGCTGACCGTTACCGGACACCGGTGATCATAATGGGCGATGGGATGCTTGGGCAAATGATGGAACCTGTTGATTTTGGCGAACGTACCGAAATAGAACAGTTTAATAAAGAATGGGCAACAACAGGTACACGAGGTGACGGCGGTCCCAAAATTATCACGTCACTTGAACTTGATGCAGAAAGTTTGGAAAAACGTAACCAAAATCTGCAGAAAAAATTTGCTTTAATAAGAGAAAATGAAGTTCGTTATGAAACATACCAAACCGATGACGCAGATTATATTATGGTGGCATTCGGGACGGTGGCCAGGATTACCATGAATGCCATTAACAGAGCAAGACATGAAGGAATCAAGGTTGGATTAATAAGACCGATTTCCCTATGGCCATTTCCGGATAAGCCGTTTATTGAAACAAGGGATCGGGTAAAAGCATATATCTCTGTTGAAATGAGCGCCGGTCAAATGATCGAAGATGTCAGGCTTGCTGTGAATGGTCGTGCCCCCGTAGACTTTTACGGTCGAACAGGCGGTGTGGTTCCAACGCAAGAAGAGATTTATGAGAAGATTAAGTCGGTAGCCGGAGGGGTAACGATATGA
- a CDS encoding ArsB/NhaD family transporter — translation MSTQAIIAIGVFLITYAFIVTEKIHRTIIAMAGGIMMVLLGIVGQEKALHHIDFNTLGLLTGMMIIVAITAETGLFKYIAIWAAKKVKGDPLKTLLVLGVITALGSAFLDNVTTVLLMVPVTFSITRQLRVNPIPFLITEIIASNIGGTSTLIGDPPNIMLGSAVKELTFMAFINNLTAISFFILFVNIAILAFIYRKQLRTSAELKATLMDLDEKEEITDKPLLIKSLIALTITILGFFLHQLLHIESATVALTGAFLLLLLTGESYLDKAFSKVEWTTIFFFIGLFVLVSGLIETGVISLLADYSVHLTGGDVASTSILILWVSAIASAFIDNIPFVATMIPMIKDMGELGVNNLEPLWWSLSLGACLGGNGTLIGASANVIVAGLAAKEGHSITFGKFLLIAFPLMILSIIICTVYIYLRYLI, via the coding sequence ATGTCAACACAAGCTATCATCGCCATTGGTGTATTTCTCATTACTTATGCTTTCATCGTCACAGAAAAAATACACCGGACTATCATCGCAATGGCCGGCGGAATCATGATGGTTTTATTAGGAATTGTCGGTCAGGAAAAGGCACTGCACCATATCGATTTTAATACGCTTGGATTGCTGACAGGGATGATGATTATTGTTGCCATCACTGCGGAAACAGGTTTGTTCAAATACATAGCCATTTGGGCGGCAAAAAAAGTAAAGGGTGACCCATTAAAAACTTTACTAGTCCTTGGAGTCATTACTGCATTGGGCTCTGCCTTCTTGGATAATGTTACAACCGTTTTATTAATGGTTCCCGTAACTTTCAGCATCACCAGGCAATTACGTGTAAACCCCATTCCATTCTTAATTACCGAAATTATTGCATCCAATATTGGTGGCACCTCTACCTTAATCGGTGACCCGCCCAATATCATGCTTGGAAGTGCCGTTAAAGAATTAACCTTTATGGCCTTTATTAATAACCTTACCGCGATTTCATTTTTTATCTTATTTGTGAATATTGCTATTTTAGCTTTTATTTATCGCAAACAGCTTCGGACATCTGCTGAATTAAAGGCCACGTTAATGGACTTGGATGAAAAAGAAGAAATTACGGACAAACCTTTATTGATCAAGTCGTTAATTGCCCTGACAATTACTATTTTAGGTTTCTTCCTGCATCAGCTGTTACATATTGAATCAGCGACAGTCGCTCTAACCGGAGCATTTCTGTTACTTTTATTAACTGGGGAAAGCTATTTGGATAAAGCTTTTTCAAAAGTTGAATGGACAACCATCTTCTTCTTTATTGGTCTGTTTGTTCTTGTATCGGGATTAATTGAAACAGGTGTAATCTCATTATTAGCTGATTACTCCGTACACCTTACCGGGGGAGATGTGGCCTCAACATCAATTTTAATTCTATGGGTAAGTGCGATTGCCTCTGCCTTTATTGATAATATTCCATTTGTTGCCACGATGATCCCGATGATAAAAGATATGGGGGAATTGGGCGTCAATAATTTAGAACCACTTTGGTGGAGCTTATCACTCGGTGCCTGTCTGGGAGGAAACGGAACATTAATTGGGGCAAGTGCTAACGTCATCGTTGCCGGCCTTGCCGCCAAAGAAGGTCATTCGATTACGTTTGGGAAGTTTTTATTAATTGCCTTCCCACTAATGATCCTTTCCATCATAATCTGTACAGTCTACATTTATTTACGCTATTTAATTTAG
- a CDS encoding metallophosphoesterase — translation MDKNRVPLLLILLTLGWFSCSTLSYAAETVPSPKGMVDLRILETTDLHADLVNYDYYQTKTDNRIGLIKTATLIHEARKEVNNSLLFDDGDHLKGNPLGEYLARIKSMHKGKTHPVYRAFNYLKYDAIAIGNHEFNYGLGFLNAALKGLKMPALNANVVSVKKNKPYFTPYVIFKKMVVDQNGKQHELHIGVIALMPTQIMRWDKGNLEGKVIAKPMVETAKKFVPIMKAEGADIIIALAHTGISSEPYNPETENAVYYLTQIPEIDAILSGHSHSTFPGPVFIDLPNTNMETGQINGKPVVMAGAFGSRLGVIDLTLSYTEGKWKVINSTSFTRPIADEKGHSLVKTDKRLYNLIKTEHEETVDFIKKLGL, via the coding sequence GTGGACAAAAACAGGGTTCCTTTATTACTGATCCTGCTGACCCTTGGTTGGTTTTCTTGTTCTACTCTTTCTTATGCCGCCGAGACCGTACCAAGCCCCAAAGGAATGGTGGATTTACGCATACTTGAAACAACTGATTTACATGCCGATTTGGTTAATTATGATTATTATCAAACAAAGACAGACAATCGAATTGGACTGATTAAAACGGCAACCCTTATTCATGAGGCAAGAAAAGAAGTCAACAATTCATTATTGTTTGATGATGGTGACCATCTAAAGGGAAACCCTCTTGGCGAATATTTAGCAAGAATTAAAAGTATGCATAAGGGAAAAACCCATCCAGTGTACCGTGCCTTCAATTATTTAAAATATGATGCGATCGCGATTGGAAATCATGAATTTAACTATGGCCTAGGGTTTTTAAATGCAGCTTTGAAAGGCTTAAAGATGCCAGCTCTAAATGCAAATGTAGTTTCCGTCAAAAAAAATAAGCCGTATTTTACTCCTTATGTTATTTTTAAAAAAATGGTAGTTGACCAAAATGGCAAACAGCATGAACTTCATATTGGGGTTATAGCCCTAATGCCTACCCAAATTATGAGATGGGATAAGGGTAATCTCGAGGGCAAGGTCATTGCTAAACCCATGGTAGAAACTGCGAAGAAATTTGTCCCCATTATGAAGGCTGAAGGTGCAGACATTATTATCGCCCTCGCCCATACAGGTATCAGCAGCGAACCATACAATCCGGAAACAGAGAATGCAGTTTATTATTTGACACAAATTCCTGAAATTGATGCTATTTTATCAGGGCATTCCCATAGTACTTTTCCAGGCCCTGTTTTTATTGATCTGCCTAATACCAATATGGAAACAGGACAAATCAATGGAAAGCCTGTCGTAATGGCTGGTGCTTTTGGCAGCCGGCTTGGAGTAATTGATCTTACACTTTCATATACCGAGGGCAAGTGGAAGGTAATCAATAGTACTTCCTTTACAAGACCAATTGCTGATGAGAAAGGTCATTCACTTGTAAAAACGGACAAACGTCTTTATAACTTAATTAAAACCGAGCACGAGGAAACCGTGGATTTTATCAAAAAGTTAGGTCTGTGA
- a CDS encoding 4Fe-4S binding protein, whose translation MEKKVVFNEAICKSCGLCVEVCPTKVIFLADYLNGKGYRPATVVNQENCISCAKCAQICPDAVIAVFKPVKMLQTV comes from the coding sequence ATGGAGAAAAAGGTCGTTTTTAATGAAGCCATTTGTAAGTCCTGCGGTCTATGTGTTGAAGTATGTCCAACAAAGGTTATTTTTCTGGCGGACTATTTAAATGGGAAAGGATACCGTCCAGCAACAGTGGTGAACCAAGAAAATTGTATCAGTTGTGCCAAATGTGCACAAATATGCCCTGATGCTGTAATAGCTGTATTTAAACCGGTAAAGATGTTGCAAACAGTGTGA
- a CDS encoding 2-oxoacid:acceptor oxidoreductase family protein gives MLEEIIIAGFGGQGVMSMGQLIAYAGMLEGKGVSWLPSYGPEQRGGTANCAVVVSDEPVGSPLVTRPSTAIVLNNPSFDKFEPRVRPGGMLMLNSSLVNRVSGRKDIKVIEISATDMANDLGNTRVANMILLGAYLERSKLVSNDSIIESLKKVLSPDKYHLIEINKLALEKGASLVKVHMA, from the coding sequence ATGCTAGAGGAAATCATTATTGCAGGATTCGGCGGTCAGGGAGTTATGTCTATGGGGCAATTGATTGCCTACGCCGGTATGCTTGAAGGAAAAGGTGTTTCATGGCTTCCTTCCTATGGACCGGAACAACGGGGAGGTACGGCTAACTGTGCCGTTGTTGTCAGTGATGAGCCTGTTGGGTCACCGCTCGTTACAAGACCATCGACAGCGATTGTATTGAATAACCCATCATTCGATAAATTCGAACCGCGAGTTCGCCCTGGCGGGATGTTAATGCTTAATTCTTCACTGGTGAATAGAGTCTCGGGACGCAAGGATATAAAAGTCATCGAAATCAGTGCAACAGACATGGCTAACGACCTTGGAAATACTCGAGTGGCAAATATGATTTTATTAGGGGCCTATTTGGAGCGCAGCAAGCTTGTTTCGAATGATTCCATCATTGAATCATTAAAGAAAGTTCTTTCACCTGATAAATACCATTTAATAGAGATCAACAAACTTGCATTAGAAAAAGGAGCTTCGCTTGTTAAGGTACACATGGCTTAA
- a CDS encoding thiamine pyrophosphate-dependent enzyme, with amino-acid sequence MTMKTVFKRTDGLTDKPTHYCPGCTHGVIHRLVGEVLEEMDILEDTIGVASVGCSVLSYEYFNCDMTQAAHGRAPAVATGVKRVLPNRFVFTYQGDGDLASIGISEVIHAAARGEKITVIFVNNAIYGMTGGQMAPTTLIGQKTATTPFGRDVAIQGSPIKVCEMIATLDGAAYIERVSTHDVPHIQKAKKAIKKAFETQKKGLGFSMIEILSTCPTNWGLDPVESLDWVKDNMVPVYPLGVYKNSEEVKK; translated from the coding sequence ATGACCATGAAAACGGTTTTTAAAAGAACAGACGGTTTGACAGACAAGCCTACACACTATTGTCCCGGCTGCACGCACGGTGTGATACACAGACTTGTTGGCGAAGTGTTAGAGGAAATGGATATTTTAGAAGATACAATTGGGGTGGCATCGGTAGGATGTTCGGTGTTATCGTATGAATATTTTAATTGTGATATGACACAGGCGGCACATGGACGTGCCCCAGCAGTGGCCACGGGAGTGAAGCGGGTTCTGCCGAATCGGTTTGTCTTTACGTATCAAGGTGACGGGGATCTTGCTTCAATTGGAATTAGTGAAGTCATTCATGCTGCGGCGAGGGGAGAGAAGATCACCGTTATTTTTGTCAATAATGCTATTTACGGGATGACAGGCGGACAAATGGCACCTACCACATTGATTGGTCAAAAAACGGCGACCACCCCCTTCGGACGTGATGTTGCGATTCAAGGGTCACCAATTAAGGTTTGTGAAATGATTGCGACACTTGATGGCGCAGCATATATTGAGCGGGTTTCCACCCATGATGTTCCACATATACAAAAGGCAAAAAAGGCTATTAAGAAGGCATTTGAAACCCAGAAAAAAGGCTTGGGATTTTCCATGATTGAAATACTTTCTACATGCCCGACAAACTGGGGACTTGACCCAGTGGAATCCCTTGACTGGGTAAAGGACAATATGGTTCCTGTCTATCCCCTTGGTGTTTATAAAAACAGCGAGGAAGTGAAAAAGTGA